The following is a genomic window from Hyphomicrobiales bacterium.
CGTCTTCCACGCCACCACCATCCTCATGGTGCGCAAGAACGGCAAGGTGGTGATCGGCGGGGATGGCCAGGTCAGCCTCGGGCAGACCGTGATCAAGGGGAATGCCCGCAAGGTGCGACGGCTTGCCCAGGGGAAGGTCCTGTCCGGTTTCGCGGGTGCGACCGCCGACGCCTTCACCTTGTTCGAGCGGCTGGAGGCCAAGCTTGAGCAGTTCCCGGGGCAACTTACGCGCGCCTGCGTCGAACTTGCCAAGGACTGGCGGACGGACCGCTACCTGCGCCGGCTCGAAGCGATGATGCTGGTGGCGGACAAGGACGTTGGCCTCCTTCTGTCGGGCACCGGTGACGTGCTTGAGCCGGAGGTCCAGCACGGCGCCGCCATCATGGCGATCGGATCCGGGGGCAACTACGCGCTCGCCGCCGCCAGGGCGCTGGCGGACAGTGACCACGATGCGGAAACCATCGTACGCCGCGCGCTCGGCATCGCCGCCGACATATGTGTCTATACCAACAGCAATCTGGTGATTGA
Proteins encoded in this region:
- the hslV gene encoding peptidase component of the HslVU protease, whose translation is MSPIPDRISEAGQILMRMHNPSSHHDGDQGGVFHATTILMVRKNGKVVIGGDGQVSLGQTVIKGNARKVRRLAQGKVLSGFAGATADAFTLFERLEAKLEQFPGQLTRACVELAKDWRTDRYLRRLEAMMLVADKDVGLLLSGTGDVLEPEVQHGAAIMAIGSGGNYALAAARALADSDHDAETIVRRALGIAADICVYTNSNLVIESIDT